A window of Festucalex cinctus isolate MCC-2025b chromosome 6, RoL_Fcin_1.0, whole genome shotgun sequence contains these coding sequences:
- the wdr19 gene encoding WD repeat-containing protein 19 — MKSIFTLVDNAWMGSKLLYKWQKSLGNYIAVAGQDSSVKIFDRHGYKLTEISLPGRCVGMDWDKDGDILAVIAAKSSSIYLWDASVNKTSKIDSGMRDHISLIVWSKTGPLLAAGTAKGNLLIYNQQTSHKIPILGKHTKKITCGCWNAQNLLALGCDDNNLSISNQEGDTIREIKLRGAPADIYFSMMKTSERTSQGENTVSVCVEKKILVLFSVTNADDWYELAFEASYGRIVSYRWFGDGYILIGFSHGYFVVISTHIREIGHELCQARNHKDTLNSVAISSILNKAASCGDNSIKIHDLSDFKYISDVIQLEDETKGLDQLSWTDDGQLLAVSTQKGTLHVFLTKLPILGDSYGTRLAYLTSLLEVTVSNYGIPPVAIQVEVEPTFIAVGPFHVAVGMNNKAWFYAPLEQESAFTKLKEIEYFGTVTNMCLNAKYAAALFDGKVQLHMIDGSEQEERKQMKLFPDDDRKGRILCHALTADFLYYGTDLGNVVCVLVEDWETVNTYSHTVAVSKVFPDVNGTRLIFIDDKKGGFLLTLSSAVEVYLELPNFSPTITGVLWDNWHADRVVFVAFDDDKVYTYAVHKTTIYGPRVVSVGSTPLLSSHKPLLLYNGVLTCQTASGKISEVALSTHSFLEHSTNTPSGSQPDLGKQLTQALQLKRFYEAWDLCLTGGNEANKAEIGKACLVHMELELAIHFYRMSGNVAMVMSLQAIQGIEDNNLLAGHLAMFLEDFCLAQDLYLASSCPIAALEMRRDLLHWDSALKLAKGLAEDQIPFLSKEYAVHLEFIGDYMNALAHYEKGMTQNNKFQEHDEVCQAGIARMAIRMGDIRRGVAFAIQHQSRVLKKECAAILESMKQFSEAAQLYEKGQCYDKAASVYIRCKNWAKVGELLPNVTSSKIHLQYAKTKEADGNYKEAAQAYGSAKDWDNMTRVLLDHLKNPEGAVRIVRETQSIEGAKMVARFFLSLNDYSSAIHFLVLSQCNDDAFQLAQQHRQMEVYADIIGSDATLEDYQSIALYFEAEKNHLQAGKFFQKCGQYSRALKHFLKCPNTEDSLALDMAIETVGQAKDTSLTNLLIEYLMGESDGIPKDAKYLFRLYMALQQYREAARTAIIIAREEQNAGNYRSSHNVLFSMYTQLQAHKIKIPAEMATNLMILHSYLVGKIHIKRRDHLKGARMLIRVSKNISKFPAHVVPILTSAVIECHRAGLKNSAFGFAAMLMRPEYRNEIHQNYRKKIEAMVRRPDTSELEEETTPCPYCGFQLPQNELLCISCKNNLPYCIATGRHMLKEDWSVCPHCEFPALYSQFILLLETETVCPMCSETLSAQQVKRIKDCSNHLQTDQVDQ, encoded by the exons ATGAAG AGCATTTTCACCCTCGTAGACAATGCTTGGATGGGCTCGAAGTTATTGTACAAGTGGCAGAAATCCCTCGGAAATTATATAGCTGTTGCAGG ACAAGACAGCTCAGTGAAAATATTTGATCGCCATGGATACAAGTTGACTGAAATCAGCCTTCCTGG ACGCTGTGTGGGGATGGACTGGGACAAAGATGGGGACATTTTGGCAGTgatagcagcaaaatccagctccATATACCTTTGGGATGCCAGTGTCAATAAAACATCCAAGATAGACAGTGGAATGAG AGATCATATTTCTCTTATTGTGTGGTCAAAAACGGGTCCCCTGCTGGCAGCTGGGACCGCCAAAGGAAACCTGTTAATCTACAATCAGCAGACCTCACACAAGATCCCAATATTAG GCAAACATACCAAGAAAATCACCTGTGGCTGCTGGAATGCTCAGAATCTATTGGCCCTTGGCTGCGATGACAACAATCTGAGCATCAGCAACCAAGAAGGGGACACCATCCGAGAG ATAAAACTGCGTGGTGCACCTGCAGACATTTACTTTTCTATGATGAAGACAAGTGAAAGGACTTCCCAAGGAGAGAACACT GTGAGTGTCTGTGTGGAAAAGAAAATCCTGGTCCTTTTCAGTGTTACCAATGCAGACGACTGGTATGAGCTGGCATTTGAAGCGAGTTACGGGCGCATCGTCTCTTATCGCTG GTTTGGTGATGGGTATATACTGATTGGCTTCTCGCATGGATACTTTGTGGTCATTTCGACTCACATCAGAGAGATTGGGCATGAGCTATGCCAGGCCCGGAATCACAAAGACACTCTTAACAGTGTAGCTATCTCATCAATATTAAACAAGGCAGCGTCTTGTGGGGACAACAG TATAAAGATCCATGATCTGTCTGACTTCAAATACATTAGCGATGTGATTCAGCTGGAGGATGAGACGAAAG GTCTGGACCAGCTGAGTTGGACGGATGATGGCCAACTGCTGGCAGTATCCACACAGAAAGGCACTCTTCACGTCTTCCTCACAAAGCTTCCGATTCTGGGGGACAGCTACGGAACCAGACTGGCTTACCTTACATCTCTGCTGGAGGTCACTGTGTCAAACTATGGG ATCCCCCCTGTGGCTATTCAAGTGGAAGTTGAACCAACTTTCATTGCTGTTGGACCTTTCCATGTTGCTGTTGGAATGAACAACAAAGCCTGGTTCTATGCACCACTTGAACAAGAATCTG CTTTTACCAAACTGAAGGAGATCGAGTACTTTGGGACGGTTACCAACATGTGTCTTAATGCAAAATATGCTGCAGCATTGTTTGATGGGAAAGTGCAACTGCACATG ATTGACGGCAGTGAGCAGGAGGAGAGGAAACAGATGAAGTTGTTCCCAGACGATGACAGAAAAGGTCGTATCCTTTGCCACGCTCTCACCGCTGACTTCCTTTACTATGGCACTGAT TTAGGTAACGTTGTGTGTGTCCTGGTGGAGGACTGGGAAACTGTGAACACTTATAGCCACACTGTGGCAGTGAGTAAAGTTTTCCCCGATGTAAATGGTACACGGTTGATATTTATTGATGACAAGAAGGGCGGCTTCCTACTCACCCTTTCAAGT GCGGTCGAGGTGTACCTTGAGCTTCCAAACTTCTCACCGACCATCACAGGAGTGCTGTGGGACAACTGGCACGCTGACAGAGTAGTGTTTGTAGCTTTTGACGATGACAAAGTCTATACCTACGCTGTGCATAAAACCACTATATATG GCCCACGAGTGGTGTCTGTGGGAAGCACTCCACTTCTCTCCTCCCACAAGCCTTTGCTGCTCTACAACGGCGTGCTGACGTGCCAGACAGCGAGCGGCAAGATCAGTGAAGTGGCTCTGAGCACACACTCCTTCCTTGAACACTCAACAAACACACCGTCTGGGTCGCAGCCAGATCTTGGCAAGCAGCTTACTCAGGCCCTCCAGCTCAAGAG GTTTTATGAAGCTTGGGATCTGTGTTTGACTGGGGGCAATGAGGCCAACAAGGCAGAGATTGGCAAAGCCTGTCTGGTTCACATGGAGCTCGAGCTGGCCATTCACTTCTACCGCATGAGTGGTAATGTGGCCATGGTGATGTCACTTCAGGCCATCCAG ggcaTTGAGGATAATAACTTACTTGCAGGTCATTTGGCCATGTTCCTGGAGGACTTTTGTCTTGCTCAGGACCTCTATCTGGCCTCAAGCTGCCCCATCGCTGCCTTAGAG atgAGGAGAGACCTGCTGCATTGGGACAGTGCTCTGAAGTTAGCCAAGGGGTTAGCAGAAGACCAGATTCCATTCCTTTCCAAAGAATATGCTGTTCATCTGGAGTTTat tggAGACTACATGAATGCTCTGGCACACTATGAGAAAGGCATGACTCAGAATAATAAA TTCCAGGAACATGACGAGGTGTGCCAGGCAGGCATAGCCAGGATGGCCATTCGGATGGGTGACATCAGGAGAGGAGTAGCATTCGCTATTCAGCACCAAAGTAGAGTCCTTAAGAAAGAATGTGCAGCCATACTGGAAAGTATGAAG caaTTCTCTGAAGCGGCTCAGCTCTATGAAAAAGGACAGTGCTATGACAAGGCGGCATCGGTTTATATTCGCTGCAAAAACTG GGCAAAGGTGGGAGAATTGCTGCCTAATGTCACCTCTTCCAAGATCCACCTGCAGTATGCTAAAACCAAAGAGGCGGATGGCAA TTATAAGGAGGCAGCACAAGCCTATGGGAGCGCTAAAGACTGGGACAATATGACTCGCGTGCTGCTGGATCACCTGAAAAACCCAGAAGGTGCCGTTCGCATTGTCAGAGAGACGCAGAGTATTGAAGGAGCAAAGATGGTGGCCAG ATTCTTCTTGTCGTTGAATGACTACAGCTCAGCCATCCACTTCCTGGTGCTGTCTCAGTGCAACGATGATGCTTTCCAGCTAGCACAGCAGCACAGACAGATGGAGGTCTACGCGGACATCATCG GTTCTGATGCAACACTGGAGGATTATCAGAGCATCGCTCTCTACTTTGAGGCAGAGAAGAACCACCTGCAAGCTGGGAAGTtctttcaaaagtgtggacaatACAGCAGA GCTTTGAAACACTTCCTAAAGTGTCCTAATACGGAAGACAGTCTGGCTCTGGACATGGCCATTGAAACG GTGGGCCAAGCCAAAGACACCTCCCTGACTAATTTGCTCATAGAATACCTCATGGGGGAGAGCGATGGCATCCCGAAG GATGCCAAGTACCTGTTCCGGCTCTACATGGCACTGCAGCAGTACAGGGAGGCTGCTCGCACTGCCATCATCATCGCTCGGGAGGAGCAGAATGCAG GTAACTATCGTAGCTCTCATAACGTGCTGTTCAGCATGTACACACAACTGCAGGCCCACAAGATAAAGATTCCTGCAGAAATGGCTACTAACCTGATGATCCTGCACTCCTACCTGGTGGGAAAA ATCCACATCAAGAGAAGAGACCACCTTAAAGGGGCACGTATGCTCATTCGTGTCAGCAAAAATATCAGCAAGTTTCCTGCAC atgttgtgccCATTCTGACTTCAGCGGTCATTGAATGTCACCGAGCCGGGTTGAAGAACTCGGCTTTTGGCTTTGCCGCCATGCTCATGCGCCCCGAGTACAGAAACGAGATACACCAGAACTACAGGAAGAAGATCGAGGCTATGGTCCG GCGTCCAGATACATCAGAGTTGGAAGAGGAAACTACCCCGTGTCCGTACTGTGGCTTCCAGCTTCCTCAGAACGAACTGCTGTGCATCTCGTGCAAGAACAACCTGCCCTATTGCATCGCCACA GGTCGTCATATGCTGAAAGAAGACTGGTCTGTGTGTCCGCATTGTGAATTTCCTGCACTCTACTCGCAGTTCATCCT GTTACTGGAGACGGAGACAGTGTGTCCTATGTGCTCAGAGACTCTGAGTGCCCAGCAAGTGAAGAGGATCAAGGATTGTTCAAATCACTTGCAGACAGATCAAGTGGATCAGTGA
- the LOC144020598 gene encoding transcription factor AP-4-like isoform X2, translating to MQSINAGFQSLKTLLPHTDGEKLSKAAILQQTADYIFTLEQEKTQLLSQNNQLKRFIQEFSGSSPKRRRAEEKDEGIGSPDTLDEEKVEELRREMLELRQQLDRERSARMQLEEQVRSLDTQELPDHLKLVEEEHAQLQSQTLLRLQQIQAADRPPHSPKVVAPLTPMASTHHPTVIVPAPTLTQQPHHHVTVVTMSSSLHNSTVSTSRQNLDTIVQAIHHIERTQERRASAEEEQRRAVIVSPAHVAMDTACSDTDTDTEGEDCSMN from the exons ATGCAGAGCATCAACGCGGGCTTCCAGTCTCTTAAAACTCTCCTGCCTCACACAGATGGAGAGAAACTCAGCAAG gcggccatcttgcaaCAGACAGCAGACTACATCTTCACCTTGGAGCAGGAAAAGACGCAGCTCCTGTCACAGAACAACCAGCTCAAACGCTTCATACAG GAGTTCAGTGGTTCTTCGCCCAAGAGGAGGCGAGCCGAGGAGAAGGATGAAGGCATTGGGTCACCTGACACTCTCGATGAGGAGAAAGTGGAGGAGCTGAGGAGGGAAATGCTGGAGTTGCGTCAGCAACTGGACCGAGAACGCTCTGCACGCATGCAGCTGGAGGAGCAG GTGCGTTCTCTGGACACCCAAGAACTCCCGGATCATCTCAAGTTGGTGGAGGAGGAGCACGCGCAGCTCCAGAGCCAGACGCTGTTACGGCTGCAGCAAATCCAAGCTGCAGACAGACCACCTCATAGTCCCAAG GTGGTAGCCCCTCTCACTCCCATGGCCTCAACCCACCACCCAACAGTCATCGTACCAGCACCGACACTAACCCAGCAACCCCATCACCACGTCACCGTGGTAACCATGAGCTCATCTCTCCACAACAGCACCGTGTCCACGTCGAGACAAAACTTGGACACCATTGTGCAA GCGATCCATCACATCGAGCGCACTCAGGAGAGGAGAGCGAGCGCAGAAGAGGAGCAGAGACGAGCCGTCATAGTAAGCCCCGCCCACGTCGCCATGGACACTGCCTGCTCAGACACAGACACGGACACAGAGGGAGAGGACTGCTCAATGAACTGA
- the LOC144020598 gene encoding transcription factor AP-4-like isoform X1: MEYFMMPTEKIPNLQQFKKTEKDVIGGLCSLANIPFSPETAQDQERRIRREIANSNERRRMQSINAGFQSLKTLLPHTDGEKLSKAAILQQTADYIFTLEQEKTQLLSQNNQLKRFIQEFSGSSPKRRRAEEKDEGIGSPDTLDEEKVEELRREMLELRQQLDRERSARMQLEEQVRSLDTQELPDHLKLVEEEHAQLQSQTLLRLQQIQAADRPPHSPKVVAPLTPMASTHHPTVIVPAPTLTQQPHHHVTVVTMSSSLHNSTVSTSRQNLDTIVQAIHHIERTQERRASAEEEQRRAVIVSPAHVAMDTACSDTDTDTEGEDCSMN; the protein is encoded by the exons ATGGAATATTTCATGATGCCGACAGAGAAGATACCGAACCTCCAGCAGTTCAAGAAGACTGAGAAGGATGTTATCGGGGGACTGTGCAG TCTGGCCAACATCCCCTTCAGTCCAGAGACAGCCCAGGACCAAGAGAGGCGAATCCGACGCGAAATTGCCAACAGCAACGAGCGGCGACGCATGCAGAGCATCAACGCGGGCTTCCAGTCTCTTAAAACTCTCCTGCCTCACACAGATGGAGAGAAACTCAGCAAG gcggccatcttgcaaCAGACAGCAGACTACATCTTCACCTTGGAGCAGGAAAAGACGCAGCTCCTGTCACAGAACAACCAGCTCAAACGCTTCATACAG GAGTTCAGTGGTTCTTCGCCCAAGAGGAGGCGAGCCGAGGAGAAGGATGAAGGCATTGGGTCACCTGACACTCTCGATGAGGAGAAAGTGGAGGAGCTGAGGAGGGAAATGCTGGAGTTGCGTCAGCAACTGGACCGAGAACGCTCTGCACGCATGCAGCTGGAGGAGCAG GTGCGTTCTCTGGACACCCAAGAACTCCCGGATCATCTCAAGTTGGTGGAGGAGGAGCACGCGCAGCTCCAGAGCCAGACGCTGTTACGGCTGCAGCAAATCCAAGCTGCAGACAGACCACCTCATAGTCCCAAG GTGGTAGCCCCTCTCACTCCCATGGCCTCAACCCACCACCCAACAGTCATCGTACCAGCACCGACACTAACCCAGCAACCCCATCACCACGTCACCGTGGTAACCATGAGCTCATCTCTCCACAACAGCACCGTGTCCACGTCGAGACAAAACTTGGACACCATTGTGCAA GCGATCCATCACATCGAGCGCACTCAGGAGAGGAGAGCGAGCGCAGAAGAGGAGCAGAGACGAGCCGTCATAGTAAGCCCCGCCCACGTCGCCATGGACACTGCCTGCTCAGACACAGACACGGACACAGAGGGAGAGGACTGCTCAATGAACTGA
- the mvb12a gene encoding multivesicular body subunit 12A: protein MATVDHGPVRPLTAVAWTSNTSTCPKDYTMINITEDGANANFSRSFPMRFSYYLCYSKATSGGMVVSDIQLISEKDAIPHGYCFIAEHLEPKATVSKKKRVCVRVVPVGSVDTAVLDIKLTAKSKMMLQHYTYVGDIHGYVLWYRKGHFTSTTPQTKPRSVSLGLRRLSLELPSTPQPLRPSNLQVPQGKISHRRHSLHATESLDKPAEGSIQGITALDGVPFSLHPKFDIQPNAKTPQLNYQLNNIRIKTIQDIENEYNYTFAVEEIVSKRTRPLVVTSSSAQ from the exons ATGGCCACTGTGGATCATGGGCCAGTCCGGCCACTGACAGCAGTGGCGTGGACATCCAACACTTCTACCTGCCCAAAAGACTACACTATG ATCAACATCACTGAAGATGGAGCAAACGCAAACTTCTCACGCAGCTTCCCAATGAGGTTCAGTTATTACCTTTGTTACAGTAAG GCCACTTCAGGTGGGATGGTCGTGTCGGACATTCAACTCATTTCTGAAAAGGACGCCATTCCTCACGGCTACTGCTTCATTGCGGAGCACTTGGAACCAA AGGCCACCGTTTCAAAGAAGAAacgcgtatgtgtgcgtgtcgTCCCAGTCGGTAGTGTGGACACAGCTGTCTTGGATATCAAACTGACGGCCAAAAGCAAAATGATGTTACAGCACTACACATATGTTGG AGACATCCACGGCTATGTGTTGTGGTATAGGAAGGGCCATTTTACCAGCACCACGCCCCAAACCAAACCCCGCAGTGTTAGTCTGGGCCTCCGCAGGCTATCACTGGAGCTCCCATCTACTCCACAGCCTCTAAGACCCAG CAACCTTCAAGTGCCTCAAGGTAAAATCAGCCACAGGCGCCACTCCCTCCATGCCACGGAGTCCCTGGACAAACCAGCTGAGGGCAGCATCCAGGGAATCACAG CGCTAGATGGTGTGCCCTTCAGTCTTCACCCAAAATTTGATATCCAACCAAATGctaag ACGCCTCAGCTGAACTACCAGCTAAACAACATTCGTATCAAAACCATCCAAGACATAGAAAATGAG taTAACTACACATTTGCAGTGGAGGAGATTGTTTCCAAGAGGACCAGACCGCTTGTGGTGACATCCTCATCAGCTCAGTGA